A stretch of the Saprospiraceae bacterium genome encodes the following:
- a CDS encoding energy transducer TonB → MKSPMNSDFEWLELVFEHRNKAYGAYRIRQAQSSNMTKAMLIAFFLFVLAAFSSSILANMKNASIAEENCPEEIWHEWKTDLPIEKPMDVKPPAKELRAATVKKPSNAEGFKVVKDSTLDIKKEVEQIPESTGNQTQEEGLSLTNETISGGSSSGTESINAASETITKEEPIRFAEEMPQFGKGEKDLMDYLAKNIRYPQMAKENRIEGRVTAEFIVDKHGQVRDVKILRGLGGGCDEMVNRILSNMPKWTPGKHNGKNVSVKMVLPVGFKLN, encoded by the coding sequence ATGAAATCACCAATGAATTCTGATTTTGAATGGCTCGAATTGGTATTTGAGCATCGCAACAAAGCATATGGAGCTTACCGGATCCGGCAAGCACAATCCAGTAATATGACGAAAGCCATGCTGATTGCTTTTTTCTTATTTGTACTGGCTGCATTTAGTTCGTCAATTCTGGCAAACATGAAAAATGCTTCGATCGCTGAAGAAAATTGTCCGGAGGAAATCTGGCATGAATGGAAAACAGATTTACCCATTGAAAAACCAATGGATGTAAAACCACCTGCAAAAGAATTGCGGGCTGCAACAGTAAAAAAACCAAGCAATGCCGAAGGATTTAAAGTTGTAAAAGACAGTACGCTTGATATAAAAAAAGAAGTCGAACAAATCCCAGAAAGCACAGGCAATCAAACTCAGGAAGAAGGACTGAGCCTGACAAATGAAACCATTTCTGGCGGATCTTCATCAGGAACTGAATCAATAAATGCAGCATCCGAAACCATCACAAAAGAAGAACCGATTCGGTTTGCAGAAGAAATGCCACAGTTTGGTAAAGGCGAAAAAGATCTCATGGATTATTTAGCTAAGAACATTCGCTATCCACAGATGGCAAAAGAAAATCGCATTGAAGGTCGTGTTACAGCTGAATTTATTGTTGATAAACACGGACAAGTTCGGGATGTTAAAATATTAAGAGGCCTGGGTGGTGGATGTGATGAAATGGTAAACCGAATCCTGAGCAACATGCCAAAATGGACGCCTGGAAAACACAATGGTAAAAACGTTTCAGTAAAGATGGTATTGCCGGTTGGGTTTAAATTGAATTAA
- a CDS encoding GMC family oxidoreductase N-terminal domain-containing protein yields the protein MNLKSFDYIIVGAGSAGCVLANRLSENPAIKVALIEAGGIDRHFFVQTPAAFSKLFKTKRDWAFETTPQTGLNNQKMFSPRGKMLGGCSSMNAMIYTRPHPLDMEAWCKFGVQGFEWESCLPYLIRAEQQMGFYHDETGAYSNESMYIHPLTEQFVQTTHEFGWPINKSSSSIQKGSQFFLKNIRNGKRFSVVDAYLQPIADRKNLIIINHSQVSKLLLNKNEVTGIEFVQKNKLQQLHCNREIILCAGAFQSPQLLMLSGIGNSLELETHGIQTILDLKTVGKHLKDHLICGMAFRLKKGIQSLDSLNQLVPAVTSLVQYLRNKTGPLCSNIAEAGSFINTKGNSDRPDLEFHFGPAFFIQHGFIQPKPHGISFGPTLLHPKSQGAVQLQSNNPLDAPVINPNYYQDESDLQLMVEGLKITREISKQKVWEQTIDAIEFPAYEARSDDDYIKHLRQYSQTLYHPTGTCRMSALEDGVVDSEFKVKGIANFRIADASVIPTTISSNTQATVLMLAEKLAAQMV from the coding sequence ATGAATTTGAAGTCATTTGATTATATTATTGTTGGTGCCGGATCTGCAGGCTGTGTGCTGGCCAATCGATTGAGTGAGAATCCTGCTATAAAAGTTGCCCTTATCGAAGCCGGGGGTATCGATCGGCATTTTTTTGTTCAAACACCCGCAGCGTTTTCTAAATTATTTAAAACCAAAAGAGACTGGGCATTTGAAACGACTCCTCAAACTGGATTAAATAACCAAAAGATGTTTAGTCCACGTGGAAAAATGTTGGGTGGATGCAGCAGTATGAATGCCATGATCTATACCAGACCCCATCCATTGGATATGGAAGCATGGTGCAAATTTGGAGTTCAGGGATTTGAATGGGAAAGCTGTTTACCCTATTTAATACGGGCCGAACAACAAATGGGATTTTATCATGATGAAACTGGTGCCTATTCAAATGAATCTATGTACATCCATCCCTTAACCGAACAATTTGTGCAGACTACACATGAATTTGGTTGGCCGATCAACAAATCAAGTTCGAGCATTCAAAAGGGCTCGCAATTTTTTTTAAAGAACATTCGGAATGGAAAACGCTTTAGTGTAGTTGACGCATACCTTCAACCAATAGCAGATCGCAAAAATTTAATTATTATAAATCACTCACAAGTAAGCAAGCTACTCTTAAATAAAAACGAAGTAACCGGGATTGAATTTGTTCAAAAAAACAAACTGCAGCAATTGCATTGCAATCGTGAAATCATCCTATGTGCTGGTGCATTTCAATCACCCCAGCTTTTAATGCTGTCAGGAATTGGAAACAGTCTTGAATTGGAAACACACGGCATCCAAACAATCCTGGATTTAAAAACTGTTGGTAAACACTTGAAAGATCACTTAATATGTGGTATGGCATTTCGTTTAAAAAAAGGAATTCAATCATTAGATTCCCTCAACCAGCTGGTTCCGGCAGTTACAAGTTTAGTTCAGTATCTTAGAAACAAAACCGGTCCTTTGTGCAGCAACATTGCTGAAGCCGGTTCTTTTATTAATACAAAAGGCAACAGTGATCGTCCGGATTTGGAATTTCATTTTGGTCCGGCGTTTTTTATTCAACATGGTTTTATTCAACCAAAACCTCATGGGATTAGTTTTGGACCAACTTTATTACATCCAAAAAGTCAGGGCGCTGTTCAATTGCAATCAAACAATCCGCTGGATGCTCCAGTAATCAATCCAAATTATTATCAGGATGAATCCGATTTGCAACTCATGGTGGAAGGATTAAAAATAACGCGTGAAATCAGCAAGCAAAAAGTTTGGGAACAAACCATTGATGCAATTGAATTTCCAGCATACGAAGCGCGATCAGATGATGATTACATCAAGCACCTTCGTCAATACAGTCAAACGCTTTATCATCCAACAGGAACTTGCAGAATGAGTGCTTTAGAAGATGGAGTAGTTGATTCTGAATTTAAAGTCAAGGGCATTGCGAATTTTCGAATCGCTGATGCTTCGGTGATTCCGACAACAATTAGCAGCAATACTCAAGCAACGGTATTGATGCTTGCTGAAAAATTAGCTGCTCAAATGGTTTAA
- a CDS encoding DUF456 domain-containing protein: MDILLLVLGFVCLLIGLIGAVLPLPGPPLSLLGILLIHWTKTYEFSSNTLWVLIILTVVITVLDYLIPALGLKKYGGSKAGMWGSMIGLILGMGLGPLGIFIGAFAGALLGELLVGKTSAQARKAAWGTFMGFLFGVVLKVALCVAMIWIAVTALF, translated from the coding sequence GTGGATATCCTGTTATTAGTTCTTGGTTTTGTGTGTTTACTTATTGGTTTAATAGGAGCGGTGTTACCGCTTCCCGGTCCGCCACTTAGTTTATTAGGAATCTTATTGATTCACTGGACCAAAACCTATGAGTTTTCATCGAATACCTTATGGGTCTTGATCATTTTAACTGTTGTGATTACGGTATTGGATTATTTAATTCCGGCATTGGGATTAAAGAAATACGGTGGTTCGAAAGCAGGGATGTGGGGCAGTATGATCGGACTTATACTGGGTATGGGATTAGGTCCCTTGGGTATATTTATAGGTGCGTTTGCCGGTGCTTTGTTGGGTGAACTTTTAGTGGGTAAAACATCTGCACAGGCTAGAAAAGCAGCATGGGGAACATTTATGGGATTTTTATTTGGAGTGGTTTTAAAAGTTGCGCTTTGTGTTGCTATGATTTGGATTGCAGTGACTGCTCTATTTTAA
- a CDS encoding DNA polymerase III subunit alpha, with product MHLSVHTYFSLRYGTLAPEQVVAEAAQKGIRILPITDINNCSAAYAFAQLCEKQGIRPVYGLEFRQGNQFRYTALAQNADGIREINELLTQTSFSGSELSARAPQWKHCFVIYKKAPCAIEDLFTHEYIGIRPAEVPALYSSALRPHVDKLVVFSPVSFLNGQGFRIHKLLRCIDLNIVLGKLEAGDCADPDELFIDPEILRDRFSQYPQIIRNTEAILEACHFEMPAHNDNNRKTFTGNTEGDYKLLAKLAFQGCRRRYGPHQDRAEDRVRRELQVIYRMGFSAYFLITWDIVRYAQSAGYYHVGRGSGANSIVAFCLYITDVDPLELDLYFERFINPHRTSPPDFDIDFSWSDRDDVTEYIFERYGREHTALLATYNTFKGKSIIRELGKVFGLPKADIDCIVDQPLASHKHHAYAKHIFKYGKAIEKFPNYLSIHAGGIIISERPLSYHTALIQMPKGFPITHFDMYGAEDLNFHKFDILSQRGLGHIKDAVDLVRRNQGKSIEIHDITAIKNNVRVKTQLRSGHCIGCFYIESPAMRGLLNKLRCDTYVHLVAASSIIRPGVAQSGMMREYIERFHHPEKVQYLHPVFEENLRETFGVMVYQEDVMKIVHHFAGLDLDESDVLRRIMTGKRKSSDTFRLLMEKYFRNCKERGYPDELAHEVWRQIESFSGYSFCKAHSASFAVESFQSLYLKAHFPLEFMVAVINNFGGFYNTELYVHEARMCGAMIHAPCVNNSKYLTDIHGQQVWIGFIHIQSLEQATGKRIVRERECNGPYLNLEDFIRRVPMGREQLQLLIRINALRFTGLSKGELMWEKNAVPEMGKTQIVHSYLFHDESEAFVMPGLEEGAFDQSFDEIELLGFPLCNPFDLLEADVSDCIVSKDLKKYMNRNVQLLGYYVTQKPVRTKQGKLMAFGTWLDREGQFFDTTHFPPELEKSPFQGRGCYLIAGKVVDDFDFASIEVKFMKKLAYVKDGRY from the coding sequence ATGCATCTTTCTGTACATACTTATTTTTCCCTTCGTTACGGTACCCTTGCTCCCGAGCAGGTGGTCGCAGAAGCTGCGCAAAAGGGTATTCGCATATTGCCGATTACCGATATCAACAATTGCTCGGCAGCCTATGCTTTTGCTCAACTTTGCGAAAAACAAGGCATCCGGCCCGTCTATGGACTGGAATTCCGTCAGGGGAATCAATTCCGTTACACCGCCCTGGCTCAAAATGCAGATGGCATCCGTGAGATCAACGAACTGCTCACCCAAACTTCTTTCTCCGGAAGCGAGTTGTCCGCAAGAGCTCCACAATGGAAGCACTGCTTCGTCATCTATAAAAAAGCACCCTGTGCAATTGAAGATCTCTTTACCCATGAGTATATAGGTATAAGGCCTGCGGAAGTACCTGCCCTTTATTCTTCAGCCTTGCGTCCTCACGTGGACAAGCTCGTAGTTTTCAGCCCAGTCAGTTTCCTTAATGGGCAGGGCTTTCGCATCCATAAATTACTTCGCTGCATTGATCTCAATATTGTTCTCGGGAAATTAGAAGCCGGGGACTGTGCGGATCCGGACGAACTCTTTATTGATCCGGAAATTTTGCGCGATCGGTTTTCGCAATATCCACAAATCATCCGCAATACAGAAGCCATTTTAGAAGCCTGTCATTTTGAAATGCCTGCTCACAATGACAACAACCGCAAAACATTTACGGGAAATACCGAAGGTGATTATAAATTATTAGCCAAACTGGCATTCCAGGGTTGTCGCCGACGTTATGGTCCGCATCAGGATCGCGCGGAAGATCGTGTGCGTCGTGAATTGCAAGTCATTTACCGCATGGGATTTAGTGCTTACTTTTTAATTACCTGGGATATCGTGCGCTATGCACAAAGTGCCGGGTATTATCATGTGGGTCGCGGAAGCGGTGCCAATTCCATTGTTGCTTTTTGTTTGTACATCACCGATGTGGATCCACTTGAACTGGATCTTTACTTTGAACGATTTATCAATCCGCATCGAACGAGTCCGCCGGATTTTGATATTGATTTTTCCTGGAGTGACCGCGACGATGTTACAGAATATATTTTTGAGCGGTATGGGCGCGAGCACACCGCTTTATTAGCAACCTACAACACCTTTAAAGGAAAATCCATCATTCGCGAATTGGGAAAAGTGTTTGGTTTGCCCAAAGCAGATATTGATTGCATCGTAGATCAGCCATTGGCCAGTCATAAACACCATGCCTACGCCAAACACATTTTTAAATACGGAAAAGCCATTGAAAAATTTCCCAACTATTTATCTATCCATGCCGGCGGTATTATTATTTCTGAACGACCGCTGAGTTATCATACGGCTTTGATTCAAATGCCCAAAGGATTTCCGATCACCCATTTTGATATGTACGGTGCGGAAGATTTAAATTTTCACAAATTCGATATACTGAGTCAACGTGGACTGGGACATATTAAAGATGCGGTAGATCTGGTAAGGCGCAATCAAGGAAAATCTATAGAGATTCATGACATCACGGCCATTAAAAATAATGTTCGTGTAAAAACGCAATTGCGCTCGGGGCATTGCATTGGTTGTTTTTATATTGAATCCCCTGCGATGCGTGGTTTATTAAATAAGCTGCGTTGTGATACCTACGTACATCTGGTTGCTGCCAGCAGCATCATACGACCGGGTGTTGCACAATCCGGAATGATGCGGGAATACATTGAACGTTTTCATCATCCGGAAAAAGTACAATACCTGCATCCGGTTTTTGAAGAAAATCTGCGCGAAACATTTGGCGTCATGGTATATCAGGAAGATGTGATGAAAATTGTCCATCACTTTGCCGGATTGGATCTGGATGAATCCGATGTTTTGCGTCGTATCATGACCGGCAAACGCAAAAGTTCGGATACGTTTCGATTGTTGATGGAAAAGTATTTTAGAAATTGTAAAGAGCGCGGTTATCCGGATGAATTAGCACATGAGGTATGGCGACAGATTGAAAGTTTTAGCGGCTATTCATTTTGTAAAGCACATTCGGCATCTTTTGCTGTTGAATCTTTTCAAAGTTTGTATTTGAAAGCGCATTTTCCATTAGAATTTATGGTCGCAGTGATTAATAATTTTGGTGGATTTTACAATACGGAATTGTATGTGCACGAAGCCCGGATGTGTGGTGCAATGATTCACGCACCTTGTGTCAATAACAGCAAATACCTTACTGACATTCATGGCCAACAGGTATGGATTGGTTTTATTCATATACAATCACTTGAGCAAGCAACCGGAAAACGCATTGTTCGTGAACGCGAATGCAATGGTCCGTATCTCAATCTGGAAGATTTTATACGACGTGTACCGATGGGACGCGAACAATTGCAATTACTCATTCGGATAAATGCCTTGCGGTTTACCGGATTGAGCAAGGGTGAATTGATGTGGGAAAAAAATGCAGTGCCCGAAATGGGAAAAACACAAATCGTCCATTCTTATTTATTTCATGATGAGAGCGAGGCGTTTGTAATGCCCGGTTTAGAAGAAGGAGCTTTTGATCAAAGCTTTGACGAAATTGAGTTATTGGGATTTCCGCTTTGCAATCCTTTTGACTTGTTGGAAGCGGATGTATCTGATTGCATCGTATCCAAAGATTTAAAAAAGTATATGAACCGCAATGTACAGTTGCTTGGTTATTACGTCACGCAAAAACCGGTACGCACCAAACAAGGCAAGTTAATGGCTTTTGGAACCTGGCTGGATCGCGAAGGACAATTTTTTGATACCACCCATTTTCCACCCGAATTGGAAAAATCTCCTTTTCAGGGAAGAGGCTGTTACCTGATTGCTGGAAAAGTCGTTGACGATTTTGATTTTGCAAGTATCGAAGTGAAGTTTATGAAAAAGTTGGCTTATGTAAAAGATGGGAGGTATTAG